In the genome of Segnochrobactrum spirostomi, the window GCCGCTCCGAGAGCGATGCAGGCTGATTGAGTTCGGTGATCCCGCTCGGCAGCGGGTCGTCGGTGCGCGCCCGCCGGTCGAGCCCGATCGACATCAGCATCGGCGTCACTGCCGTCGGGTCGAGCACCAGGTCGCCATCCTCGCCGAGGCTGAGGTCGGCGCGCCGGGTCGAAGCGTCGAAGATGAGCGCGAGGTCGATGAATTCGTTCATGCGCGCAGTGTCCGCGCGCGCGCGAGCCCCGTTCACACCCGCAGGCGCGGGTGCGTGTCGTCAGACATCCGGGTGCGGGTCTGCGCCGACGGTGATCGCGGCCGACGACCGGATGCCGTCGTCGGTGATCGCGATCCAGTGCGCCCCGCGGCGCATCTTGAGGTGCTGGCTGTCAGCCACGATCCGCGCTTCCTTCTCGTCGGTTCGCCGCACCCGCCAGCGCTCGGACGAAATCTCCGCCTCGACGCTCGGCACCTTCACGGTGACCGCCCGCGTCGCCATCACCTCGATCGACCCGTCGGCGTGGCAGACCACCCGCGAGCCGTCGAGCGAATAGAGCGCGCTGTCGCCGACACCGAGCTTGCCGAGCCGAAACGCCGGTGAGCCCACCGGCAGCGCGACGAGGTCGCCCTGATCGCCGCCGACCGCGAGCAGCACGACGGTGCCTCCGGCCGGCGCCACCGAGGCGACGCCGAACGGCTGGATCACCTCAATCCCCGTCCGGTCGATCCCGGCCCACATCGTGACGTCGGCCGTCTGCGTCTCGCCCTCGTCGTTCGCGGCGGTCATGACGCCGCGCGACACGAGCCCCCGGATCTGATGGGCGGTCTCGCGGTCGGTCATGTCGTCAGCCGCTCTGCGGTCCCGTCGAGCGCGACGGCTCGCGCCTTGCGGTTCGTGCGGCGATCCGCGACCGGCTCCAGGTCGTAGGCGTCGGGGCTGACGAGCCGCAGCGTCGTCTGCTCGGCCTGACCGTCGCCGTAGGAGTAGCGCACGCCGGCGATGAGCCGGTCGGCGGCGATGCCGGCATAGCTGTCCACAACCCCGGCCAGCACATTGAGCCGCCACGGCTGGCCGTCCCTCATCGTCCAGCCCGAGACCGTGTGTTCGAGGCTCTCGGACCGGGCGCGCGCGACGCGCATCGCCCATTGCGCCTGTGTCGTCGCGCCGGTCGCCGTCGCCTCGGTGCGCGCCATCATCACGATCGGCCGATAGCGCCCGACCTCCTCGTCGACCGCATCGCCGCGGATCGCGGTGCCGAGGCGCTCCCGGCCCGTCTGCGCGGCGATGATCGCGGATGGATCGGTCGGCAGCGGCTCGGCCGTGCCGTCGAGGCCGGGCGCCGATCCGCGCGCGCCGCCAGCGCGCGAGGCCTGTCCCTTGACGATGTAGTGCGAATATCGCTCGCGCAGGGAGACACGCCAGCTCTGCCCGGCCACCGTGCCGGGCAGCATCAGCGGGTCACTGACGCGCGTCGCCCCGGTCCGCGTGATGAGCACGGACCCGACGCCGTCCGAGGTGATCAGCGCACCCTCTTGCCGAGCCCACTTCTCGATCGCCGACATCGCCGTCTCGCCCACGTCGATCGAACGGTCCCGCGTCGTGGTGAGGCCGACGTCGTCCCGGACCTGGAGCCCAAAGGGTTTCACCACGCGCTCGATTGCCTGCTTGAGCGTCACGCCCCGCAGCTCCGCCGGCCCGTCGACCGTGGCGGCACAATCGACGAGGTCGCCGGTGCGGTCGCGGCCGCTCGCCTCGAGCGCGATCTCGCTGTCCGAGATGTCCGAGCCGACCTCGTCGAGATAACCCCTCAGCACCAGCCGGCCATTGATGAGGATCGCCACCGGCTGCCCCGCCTTCATGGCAGCCCGGAGGATCGGCGCGCTCGCCGCGATCCACGTCCGCCGCGACCGCTCGGCGTCGCGAAGAGCCAACCGGAACGATCCCGCGATATCGTCGAGATCGCGAACGACCTCGACCTGTGACCACTCGTCGAACGGCTGGTCCCCCACCAGCAACGTCAGCGCCCGCGTCGGGCGGATCGGCACGCTGTTGCCGTCGCCCGAGAGCACCGATCCGGCCACCGCGCCGACGAGGTCGAGCGCGCTCATGATGCGAGGATCTCGATCGGCCCGTCCGCGCCGGCGCGGGCCGGGTGCGGCAGGCGGTTGCGGCGACGGATGTCCGCCACCATCGGCGCCACCCGCGAAAGATCGTCACCCGCAAAATGGTGCGCGATGAGCCACACAGAGAGCGGCCGCGGCGGCGTGTAGCGGATGACGGGCGGCAGCCGCCCCACCACCTCGTGCATGTCGCGCCCGATCGCCGACCGCAGATCGGCGATCGCGGTCCACGCCGCCGCGGCGGCGCCGGCCGATCCGGTGAGCGTGCGGGCGAGCGCCTCCAGGTCGGCCGCGACCGCGCCGAGCGCGTCGTCGATCGCCACGCGCCAAGCCGCCGCCTCGTCGCGGCTTTCCCACGTCACAGCCGTCCCGATCTGCGCGGCCGTCGTCAGCGTTGCGGCGGCCGAGGCGACGCGCACCGCGGCGGCGAGCGTGCCGGCGCCGGCGACCGCACGGGTGTCCTCGGCCATCGTGAGCGCGGTCGCGAGCGTCGTCCGCGCATCGACCGGCTCGGCCGCGACCGCGCCGGCCGCGACCGCCACCGGCGACGGCGTCGTGAGCGCGGCGGTGGTCATCGGAGCCGGCAGCGCGGTGATCGCCGCACCGAGCGCGGCGGCCGTGTCAGCGCCGGCGCTCGACGAGGTGGCAGCGACGATCGCGCTGTCGTCGAGGCCGATCCCGATCGCACCACACGCCGTCGTCGCGATCAGCGCCGCCGCCGTCGCGGCCGACGTGCCGGCCGACCACGACGAGACGGTCTGCGTGTCCGAGCCGATCGCGGTGACGAGCGAGGCGACGGCCGAGAGCACCGTCGTCGCCGATCCGAGCAGGCCGGAGAGCGTCGAGGCGATCGCGGTGACGATCTCGAAGGTGGGCTGGATGTAGAGTTCGACCCGCGCGATCTTCAGCTCGGCCGTCGCGAACGAAATGCGGGCCGGGCCGACCGGCTCGACCAATCTGAACCCAAGCCATGGATGGATCAGCGTCGCCGGCCCGGACATTTCGAGGGCGGCCCGCATCGCCTCCGCCTGGACGATGTAATCGTCGCCGAGGACGAACCCGACGATGCGCATAGGCCCGTCGAACGCGCCCTGGTCATCCCACGACGGCCAGTCCAGGCCAGGGAAATAGGTCATGACCATCCGGCGCCCCACGTCCTGACCGGCGGTCAAGACGTAGAACGGGACGCCGCGATAGTTCGCGGGCAGCAACCCCGGCAGAGTGTCGATGTCGGCCGTGTCGAGCCAGCTCATTCACGGGCGCCCTTGGACAAGGCCGCGGTTCGGCGAGGTGGTGAAGGGCACGGGGCCGCGCGAGCGGGCCGACGTGACCTCGCTGCCGCCCGTCGCGCGAACGGTGATGTCGCCGCCGACATCGACACGTTGCGCCGGCGCCGCGGCGGCGGCCGGAGAGGCGGCGGCGGGCGCCGCGGCGGCACTGCCGCCGCCCCCGAGCCAGCTCGGCAGCGACGGCCACTGGATGAGGTTCGAGAGGTCGATCGAACCGATGGCGGCGACGATGCGGTTCGGCAACTCGGCGAACCACTGCACCAGCCGGTCGATCGCGCTTTTCACCGCATCGACGACCGCGTCGCCGAACCGCTTTCCGAGATCGCTCCAGGCGCTCGCGTCCATGCCGGCCATCGCCGACACGGCGTCGGTGATCTTGGCGGCGATCTTCGGCCCGAGGTCGGCCCACCCGTCGATCAGCGCGGTGACGGCCTTCGTCGCAAGATCGCGGGCGGCGGCGAGCGTCGTGTCTGCGCCATCGCCGATGGCGGCGGCGATCTTGGCGGGCACGCCGCCGGCCCATTCGGAGACCGACCCGGTCACCGTCGACAAGCTCGCTCCGATCCGTCCGGCGATCGTCGAGACGGCCGCGCCGATCGCGGTCATCGCGCCGAAGATCACGGCGGTGACCTTGGAGGCGATCCCGCCCGTGAGGTCATCGAGAAGCGCGATCATATCCGCGCTGATGCGGCGCAGGATGTCGAGCGTCCCCGTGAGCGCGCGACCGGCCCCGTCGCGCATCGCCGCGAGGCCGGCTTGCATGCCCGACCAGTCGCCCGTGAACAGCGCGCGCATGTACTGCACCCAGCCCTGCGCGCCGGCCGTGATACCGCCCCACACCCGCTCGAACAGCGGCGCGAAACCGGCCCAATCGGAATAGATGACATAGGCGACGGCGCCGAGCGCCGCCGCGACGGCACCGATCGGCGACAGCACGACGGCGAGCGCGGAGCCGAGCACGCCGAGCGCGGCCGATGCGATGGCCGCGGCCGGCCCGAGCGCCGCGAGCCCAGCGGTGACGAGAAGGCCGGCGCCCGCCCATGACAGCGCGGTGTCGATAAGGCCGGGCCACCGTGCGTCGACCGCCGCGATCCACCCGAGCAGCGCGGTGAGGCCGGCGTTGATCATGGGCAAGTTCGTCGCGAAGGCGCGACCGATCCGTCGGATCGCCTGTTCGCCAATCTCGCCGAAGCGGTCGAGCTGAGCCTGATCTCCGGCAAGGCGGCTCTGGAGGTCGCGGCCGGTGTCGGCCGGCGATGCGTTGCCCATCGCACCTGCGATCTGCTGGTAGCGATCCAGGTTCGCCATCATCGGCAACAGGAAGCCGAGCACCTGCTGATCGCCGAACAGCTTCCCGATCTTTTCGGCGCCGCCGATGCGACGCACCTGCTCCTCGACCTTTTGCAGAGCCGCGGCGTCAGAGAGGCCCGCCTTCTTCGCGGTGTCGAATGCCTTCGCCACGTCCTTGGAGGAGACGCCCGTGAGCTTCGAAACCTTTTGCAGCACAGCCTCGATCGGGTTGATCCCCTTGGCGACGGCGTCGGTCATCACGGCCCCGATGTCGACGCCCTTCTTCTTGAAATTCGCGATGGTCTCGGGCGACAGAAGCTTCGCCAGGAAGTTCTGCATGTTGTTCGCCGCAGTCGAGGGATCGGGTGCGCCCTGCATCGCGATCTGCAAGCCGGCGCCCAGCGTCTTGACCGCTTCCATGCCGGTGACGCCGAGCTGCGACATCTGCGCGGTCAGCGCCGGAAAATAGCGCGCCATCTCGGACAGCTCGAACCGCCCCTGTTTACCCGCGACGACGAGAGCGGCGAGCGCACGGTCCATCTGATCCGCCGGGACCTGCAACGCGTCCGACAAGGCGAATGCCGTCTTGGCGATATCATCCGTCGCGGCCCCGGACGCGGTGGCGACGCGAGCGATCGCCGGCAGCAGCTTGTCGATCTGCTTCGTGTCCATGCCGGCAGCGACCAGCACGCCCGCGGCGCTCGCCACGGCCTTGGACGTCTGAGCCGTCTCGATCGCCAAGCGCCCGAAGCGCTGAGACATCTCTGCGATCGACGCTTCGAGCTGCCCGCCGGATAAGCCCGCTGTGATGCCGATGTCGCGCAACTGCGCATCGAACGCCGCCGCGCTCGCGATCGGCGCGGCGAACGAGATCGACGCGATCAGCCCCGAGAGGACGCCGATCCGGCTCGCGAAATTCGACAGGCCCGCGAGCTTGCGCTGGAGGCCGGCAAGGGGAGCGCTCAAGGCATCCCGGAGACGGACTAGCACCGAGACGTCGAATTGCCGGCCGGCCATGGATCACCTCATTTGGATTGAGCACTCACCTCGGCTCGGTATGCGGCGAGGCAGTTGACCCAG includes:
- a CDS encoding phage baseplate assembly protein translates to MTDRETAHQIRGLVSRGVMTAANDEGETQTADVTMWAGIDRTGIEVIQPFGVASVAPAGGTVVLLAVGGDQGDLVALPVGSPAFRLGKLGVGDSALYSLDGSRVVCHADGSIEVMATRAVTVKVPSVEAEISSERWRVRRTDEKEARIVADSQHLKMRRGAHWIAITDDGIRSSAAITVGADPHPDV
- a CDS encoding phage baseplate assembly protein, which codes for MSALDLVGAVAGSVLSGDGNSVPIRPTRALTLLVGDQPFDEWSQVEVVRDLDDIAGSFRLALRDAERSRRTWIAASAPILRAAMKAGQPVAILINGRLVLRGYLDEVGSDISDSEIALEASGRDRTGDLVDCAATVDGPAELRGVTLKQAIERVVKPFGLQVRDDVGLTTTRDRSIDVGETAMSAIEKWARQEGALITSDGVGSVLITRTGATRVSDPLMLPGTVAGQSWRVSLRERYSHYIVKGQASRAGGARGSAPGLDGTAEPLPTDPSAIIAAQTGRERLGTAIRGDAVDEEVGRYRPIVMMARTEATATGATTQAQWAMRVARARSESLEHTVSGWTMRDGQPWRLNVLAGVVDSYAGIAADRLIAGVRYSYGDGQAEQTTLRLVSPDAYDLEPVADRRTNRKARAVALDGTAERLTT
- a CDS encoding phage tail tape measure protein → MAGRQFDVSVLVRLRDALSAPLAGLQRKLAGLSNFASRIGVLSGLIASISFAAPIASAAAFDAQLRDIGITAGLSGGQLEASIAEMSQRFGRLAIETAQTSKAVASAAGVLVAAGMDTKQIDKLLPAIARVATASGAATDDIAKTAFALSDALQVPADQMDRALAALVVAGKQGRFELSEMARYFPALTAQMSQLGVTGMEAVKTLGAGLQIAMQGAPDPSTAANNMQNFLAKLLSPETIANFKKKGVDIGAVMTDAVAKGINPIEAVLQKVSKLTGVSSKDVAKAFDTAKKAGLSDAAALQKVEEQVRRIGGAEKIGKLFGDQQVLGFLLPMMANLDRYQQIAGAMGNASPADTGRDLQSRLAGDQAQLDRFGEIGEQAIRRIGRAFATNLPMINAGLTALLGWIAAVDARWPGLIDTALSWAGAGLLVTAGLAALGPAAAIASAALGVLGSALAVVLSPIGAVAAALGAVAYVIYSDWAGFAPLFERVWGGITAGAQGWVQYMRALFTGDWSGMQAGLAAMRDGAGRALTGTLDILRRISADMIALLDDLTGGIASKVTAVIFGAMTAIGAAVSTIAGRIGASLSTVTGSVSEWAGGVPAKIAAAIGDGADTTLAAARDLATKAVTALIDGWADLGPKIAAKITDAVSAMAGMDASAWSDLGKRFGDAVVDAVKSAIDRLVQWFAELPNRIVAAIGSIDLSNLIQWPSLPSWLGGGGSAAAAPAAASPAAAAAPAQRVDVGGDITVRATGGSEVTSARSRGPVPFTTSPNRGLVQGRP
- a CDS encoding DNA circularization N-terminal domain-containing protein; this translates as MSWLDTADIDTLPGLLPANYRGVPFYVLTAGQDVGRRMVMTYFPGLDWPSWDDQGAFDGPMRIVGFVLGDDYIVQAEAMRAALEMSGPATLIHPWLGFRLVEPVGPARISFATAELKIARVELYIQPTFEIVTAIASTLSGLLGSATTVLSAVASLVTAIGSDTQTVSSWSAGTSAATAAALIATTACGAIGIGLDDSAIVAATSSSAGADTAAALGAAITALPAPMTTAALTTPSPVAVAAGAVAAEPVDARTTLATALTMAEDTRAVAGAGTLAAAVRVASAAATLTTAAQIGTAVTWESRDEAAAWRVAIDDALGAVAADLEALARTLTGSAGAAAAAWTAIADLRSAIGRDMHEVVGRLPPVIRYTPPRPLSVWLIAHHFAGDDLSRVAPMVADIRRRNRLPHPARAGADGPIEILAS